The genomic interval CCCACCGGCTCCGGATGGTCGTCGACGCGCAGGTCCACCCACACGTCGCTGGTGCCGCCGTAGCCCATGCCCTTCGACACCACGTACAGCGCAGCGCTCTGCCGCCCGCGCCGGTCCCCACCCGCCAGGTCGCCGGCCCTCAGCGCGGCCAGCAGCCGGTAAGCCAGCCGTTCCTCGCCGGCCCCGGCCAGCCACGTCTTCTCCATGTCGTCCACGACGCCGGGCCCGGCGAGCATGTTGCCCTGAATCGCGTAACCGTCCCCGGCCACACCGCCCGCCCAGTCGTGACACTGGTCGCCGGTGAAGGTGGCGCCCGGTCCCTCCGGCCCGACCACGCCGACCTGCCGGTGCCCGACCGGCCCGGCATCGCCCGCGACCAGCGCCTTGACCGTCTCGGTGGCCGCGACCCCCGTGCCGAGCAGCGCGAGCGCCTGCGGCCGGTACGCGAGGTTCGCGTACGACTGGGTCGCCACTGCCCCGACGTCGACCAGCGCGGCCGGGACCGCCGCGCCGACTCCGAGGAACTTGCTGGCCACGGCGATGCCCAGGGCCTTGCCGTCGGCGGACCGGGCCACGATCGAGAACGTCATGGCAGGGAAGATATCCCGCCCGGCCCGGTCTAGTAGCGGTAGTGCCGTGCCGCAGCCGGTTCCGTGGCGGGCGAGGCGTTGTCGGACCAGCGGCTGCGCGCGGAGTTCGCGGCGGACCGCGCGCCGGCCTTGCGGCGTGACGACGGCTTGGGCGCGATCTCGACCCCGGGGCGCGGCTCGACCTGCTCGACCGAGGAGACCACGACCACCGACGCCGATCCCAGCTCGAGCATCCGCATAGCCGCTGTCCAGTCGCCCGGGATGATGCCGACGACGTTGTAGCGGCGGTTGGTGCAGTAGTCCAGGCACCGGGCAGCGCTCGCGCTGTAGTTCTCCGGGCGAACGTAAATCACTGCGTTGACCACCGGGTCGTTCCCTTCACCCAGGCTGAGTGGCTGTCTGATGACTCTCGATATCCGCGCGAGGTCAACCTAAACGTGCCCGTCACCTTGTGCACATCCGATGTTATGGATAAGTGACCGTCGATCCATCCTTTCATCGACGGCGATCGGTCCCTTCTGTGCCATCCGACCGGCTAATTTCCGGATTTGGTGTTGCTTTCAACCATCCACAGGAGAAGACTGCACGAACTCGGCGACAAGTGTGTCCTGGCCTCGAGCCCGGTCCACCTTCGACGGTCGCGCCCCGATCCACGAAGGCCAGCTGCGTCGTGAACTAGGCCGGGTGGCCCGGGTGGGTGATCACCAGGACCGGTTTCGCGGACTGTTTGATCAGGTCGAGCGGCACGCTTCCGAGCAGCCGCTCGGCCACCTTGGGCCGGCTGCTCGAACCGGCCACGATGAGGTCGGCGTTGTGCTGCCGTGCGAAGCCGAGGATCGCCGGCACGGGCCGCCCGGGCAGCACCGAGACGGTCGCCTCGACCCCGGCCTCGGCCAGGCGTCGCGCTATCGAGGTGGCCGCCGCGTAGGCCGAGTCGGAGAACACCGTACGCGGGACGGCCGCCAGCCTTTCCAGCTCGACACCGTCGGCCGCCACCACCGAGACCACCGCGCCGGTCTGTTTGGCCAGGCCGGCCACCGCGTCGGCGAGCCAGGGCTGATCGGCTTCGGGTTTGGCGGCCACGACGATGCGCATCACTAGACGTTAGCCGGTGATCGCGACCCGTCGATAGCTT from Paractinoplanes brasiliensis carries:
- a CDS encoding DUF1028 domain-containing protein produces the protein MTFSIVARSADGKALGIAVASKFLGVGAAVPAALVDVGAVATQSYANLAYRPQALALLGTGVAATETVKALVAGDAGPVGHRQVGVVGPEGPGATFTGDQCHDWAGGVAGDGYAIQGNMLAGPGVVDDMEKTWLAGAGEERLAYRLLAALRAGDLAGGDRRGRQSAALYVVSKGMGYGGTSDVWVDLRVDDHPEPVGELGRLLEMHSLYFEFPDPATLLPLTGVLADEVAERLAAAGHVGSDLNDSLASWAGVENLEMRIVPGKIDPRVLKILRAAQS
- a CDS encoding universal stress protein; protein product: MRIVVAAKPEADQPWLADAVAGLAKQTGAVVSVVAADGVELERLAAVPRTVFSDSAYAAATSIARRLAEAGVEATVSVLPGRPVPAILGFARQHNADLIVAGSSSRPKVAERLLGSVPLDLIKQSAKPVLVITHPGHPA